TTCTCGTTGGCAAAATCGTTTCGTCGAGCGCACTCCTCGTCCTGCTGATGTTCGTCACGCTGCCCGTCTACAGTTTGGTCTTTCTCTACGGCGGGGCGGTTCCCCAAGAGGTCATTGCCGTGCTGCTGTTTCAGCTGTTTACAACGGTCGTCATCGCGACACTGTGCGTGTTGTTTTCAACGATAGCCCTTCGGTCCACTTGGAGCACGGTTCTATGCTACGGCACGGTCTCGTTCATGATGATCGTCTTCGGTGCGCTGGGTTACGGGCTGAAACTTGTATATGAACGGAATCCCATTGAACTGTTCAGCCTGCACTGGGGAAATTTCCTCCTCTCGCTCAATCCCCTATACGTGGAAGCCACCCTGGAAGGGGAAGTATCAGGCAATCCACATATGTGGGTGACGTTTGCTTGGTTCTATACGCTAGTCATCCTTATCCTCCTCTTTCCGAGCCTGTGGAGACTGCGTCCTCAGTGGTTTTCACGCCTTCCCTTCGGCAAACGGGCAACCGAGAAACAGTACCAATGAGAAGCGGGCTTGTCATATTAAAAAACTCCCGCGCGTAGCGTATAAGGACGGGCTTCTGCGGGAGGAATGCGAATGATGATGACGGTGCAAC
This is a stretch of genomic DNA from Alicyclobacillus dauci. It encodes these proteins:
- a CDS encoding ABC transporter permease, with product MRYNPLFTKEFRQRMRTVRAPIVITGYVLCMVALTFFLLYENVQGQLYLVQPTKSQQVFVILSLLQMVVVAFLTPAFAAGSVSGERERKTLAVLLTTPLSPIGILVGKIVSSSALLVLLMFVTLPVYSLVFLYGGAVPQEVIAVLLFQLFTTVVIATLCVLFSTIALRSTWSTVLCYGTVSFMMIVFGALGYGLKLVYERNPIELFSLHWGNFLLSLNPLYVEATLEGEVSGNPHMWVTFAWFYTLVILILLFPSLWRLRPQWFSRLPFGKRATEKQYQ